A window of Roseateles sp. XES5 genomic DNA:
CCTTGGCATAGCCGGGCGCCAGATGCGCGTTGGCGGCGAGCATGGCGAGGCTGTCGGACGGGGTGACGAAAATGCCCTTGCCGATGATGAGGTTGCGGTCGCCGTCGCCGTCGGAGGCGGCGCCGAAGTCCGGGGCGTCCTCGGCCATCATCGTTTCGTAGAGCGCGCGGGCGTGCACGAGGTTCGGGTCGGGGTGGTGGCCGCCGAAGTCCGGCAGCGGCATGAAGTTGAGCACCGAGCCCTTGGCCGCGCCGAGACGGTTCTCGAGGATTTCCTTGGCATAGGGGCCAGTGACGGCGCTCATGGCGTCGAAGACGATGCGGAAACCGCCGGCAAGCAGCGCGCGGATGGCGGCAAAATCGAAGAGCTGTTCCATCAGCTCGGCATAGTCGGCGACGGGATCGATGACGGTGACCGTCATGCCTTCGATCTCGTGGCTGCCCTCGAGGTCGAGATTGACGTCCGCGACATCCGCGATCCGGTAGCTGTCGATGGATTTGGTGCGGGCGAAGATGGCGTCGGTGATCTTCTCCGGGGCCGGACCGCCATTGCCGATATTGTACTTGATGCCGAAGTCTTCCGTCGGACCGCCGGGATTATGGCTGGCCGACAGCACGATGCCGCCGAAGGCCTTGTTCTTGCGGATGACGTTGGAGGCGGCGGGCGTGGAGAGAATGCCGCCGCGGCCGACCAGCACACGGCCGAAGCCGTTGGCGGCGGCCATCTTGATGGCGAGCTGGATGACCTCGCGATTGTAGAAGCGGCCGTCGCCGCCGATCACCAGCGTCTCGCCCTGAAAGCCTTCCAGACTGTCGAAGATCGACTGGATGAAGTTCTCCGCATAGTTCTTCTGCTGGAAGACGGGAACCTTCTTGCGCAGGCCCGAGGTGCCGGGCTTCTGGTCGCTGTAGGGCGTGGTCGAAACGGTCTTTATGGTCATGGCTCAGGCTTTCGAAAGAAGGCTGGAATAGAGATCGGCGTAGCGCGCGGCGCTGTTTTCCCAGGAAACGTCCGACTTCATGCCCTGGTTCTGGATGCGGGCCCATATTTTTGGCTCGCTATAGGCCCGGAAGACACGGCGCAGCGCCTGGCGCAGGCCTTCGGCATTGATCGGGGTGAACTGGAAGCCCGTGGCGACGCGGGCGGAAAGGGCTGCCTCATTGGCGTCGATGACAGTATCGGCAAGGCCGCCGGTGCGCGCGACGACCGGCACGCAGCCGTAGCGCAGCCCGTAAAGCTGGGTGAGGCCGCAAGGCTCGAAGCGCGATGGGATGAGGATGGCGTCGGCGCCCGCCTGCATGAGATGCGACAGCGGCTCGTTGTAGCCGATGACGATGCCGATGCGGCCGCGATGGCGTGAGGCGGCGGCAAGCAACGCGCCTTCCAGCCCCTGGTCGCCGGAGCCGAGCACGGCGAGTTTGCCGCCTTCGCCAACGATCCAGTCGGCGACTTCGGCCACGATGTCGATGCCCTTCTGCCAGGTGAGGCGGCTGATGATGCAGAAGATCGGACCGTTGTCATCGGCAAGGTTGAATCGTTCGGCGAGCGCCTGGCGGTTGGCGATGCGCTGCTTCAGCGAGCCGGCGGCATAGGGACGGGCGATGTGCGTGTCGGTCTCGGGATTCCAGACGGCGGTGTCGATGCCGTTGACGATGCCGGCGAGATCGGTGGCGCGGGCATTGATCAGGCCTTCGAGGCCCATGCCGTAGTCCGGCGTGGTGATCTCCTGCGCATAGGTGGGGCTGACCGTGGTGATCGACCAGGCGGTGCGCAGCCCGCCTTTCAGGAAGCCGACGTCGCCGTAATATTCGAGGCCGTCCACGGTGAAGGCTTCCGGCGGCAGGCGAAGATCGGCGAAGATTTCGGCGCCGAACTGGCCCTGGAAGGCGAGGTTGTGCACGGTGACGACGGTCGGAATGTTCTGGAGGCCGGTATAGCGCATGTAGACGGCGGTCATCGCCGCCTGCCAGTCATGGGCGTGCACGACATCCGGCTGCCAGTCCGGCAGAAGGCCGCGGGCGATCTCGGCGCCCGCCAGCGAAAGGGCGGCAAAGCGCCGCCAGTTGTCGACGAAATCCTTGCCGGTGGCATCGGTATAGGGGCCGCCCGCCCGATCGAAGAAGCCCGGTGCATCCAGAACGAGGATATCGAGCCCCTCGTGCATGGCCGCAAGGATGCGCGCCGGCTCGCCGAGGAGATCGTCGAAGGTTGCGACCACCTCGACCTTGGCCAGCCGCTGCATGACGGCCGGATAGCCGGGCATGAGCGTGCGCATGTGCATGCCGCGCCCGGCAAGCGCGATGGGCAGGGCGCCGGCGACGTCGGCGAGGCCCCCCGTCTTGATGAGCGGGAATACTTCGGATGCCACCGAAAGGATTTTCATGTCGCGGCTAGAGCTCCAGCTTGTCGATCATGGGTTGCGTGATGAGGCAGATGCCGTTCTCCGAGCGGCGGAAGCGCTTGGCGTCGAGTTCCGGATCCTCCCCGACGACGAGGCCTTCCGGAATGACGACGCGGCTGTCGATGACGACATTCTTCAACTGCGCATGGCGGCCGATCATGACGTTCGGCAGCACGACGGCGCCTTCGAGACGGGAGTAGGAATTGGCGCGCACGCCGGTGAAGAGCAGGCTGCGGGTGAGCGACGAGCCGGAGATGATGCAGTCGCCCGAAACGAGCGAGGAGATCGCCGAGCCGCGGCGGTTCTCGTCGTCATGCACGAACTTGGCCGGCGGCTTGATCTCGGCGAAGGTCCAGATCGGCCAGGAGCCGTCGTAGATGTCGAGCTCGGGCGTAACGTCCGTCAGGTCGATATTGGCCTGCCAGTAGGCGTCGATGGTGCCGACGTCGCGCCAGTAGGCCTCGCGCTCGAAATCCGAGCGCACGCAGGAGGCGGTGAAGCGATGGGCCACGGCTTTGCCGTGCTGCACGATATAGGGGATGATGTCCTTGCCGAAGTCGCGGCTGGAGGTCGGGTCGGCGGCATCGCGGCGCAGGAGATCCATCAGGAACTTCGTGTGGAACACGTAGATGCCCATGGAGGCGAGCGCCATGTCGGGATTGCCGGGAATGCCCGGCGGATCGGCCGGCTTTTCCACGAAGGCGATGATCTGATCCTTCTCGTCGACATGCATGACGCCGAAGCCGGTCGCTTCGATGCGCGGCACTTCCAGGCAGCCGATGGTGACCTGCGCGCCGGAATCGACGTGCTGCTGGAGCATCAGCTCGTAGTCCATCTTATAGATATGGTCGCCGGCCAGGATGACCATGTATTCGACGCCGTAATCCTCGATGATGTCGATGTTCTGATAGACGGCATCGGCGGTGCCTTCGTACCACTGCGTCTCGGATACGCGCTGGGAGGCCGGGAGAATATCGAAGCTTTCGTTTCGTTCCGGACGGAAGAAGTTCCAGCCGCGCTGCATGTGGCGGATCAGCGAATGCGCCTTGTACTGGGTGGCGACGCCGATGCGGCGGATACCGGAATTGAGCGCGTTGGACAGCGCAAAATCGATGATGCGGGCCTTGCCACCGAAATGGACGGCGGGCTTGGCGCGCCGGTCGGTCAGCTCCTTCAGGCGGCTGCCGCGTCCCCCTGCCAGGACATAAGCCATCGCGTCGCGGGCGAGGGGTTGATTGCGCTTCTGCATGGTGTCCTCCCGATTATCCCTTGGTCTTCTGCAGTTCCAGCAAGGTGCTGCACAGTCTTGCTGGAATTGCAGGCATTACACGTCCAGCTCGAACATCATCGTCGCCAGGGGCGGCAACGTGATATTGGCCGTTATCCTTCCATTGGCATGTTTCTTGGCCTGCACCGCGCCGCCATTGCCCTTGCCGCTGCCGCCATAGATCTCGGCATCGGTGTTGAGGATCTCCCGCCACCGGCCCTCCGACGGTAGCGGCACCCCGTAATTCTCGCGGTAGACGGGGGTGAAATTGGTGACGACGGCAATCGGCTTTTCGCCGGGCGCCTTGCGCAGCCAGGCGAAGACCGAGTTCTCGCGGTCGTCGGCAATCAGCCATTCGAAGCCGTCGCCCTCGCAATCGCGCGCATGCAGCGCGCCCTTGCGGCGGTAGGTGCCGTTGAGGTCGCGCACCAGCCGGCGCATGCCTTCGTGCAACGGGTATTCGAGCAGATTCCAGTCGAGCGAGCGGGCCTCGCTCCATTCCTGCCACTGGGCGAATTCCTGGCCCATGAACAGGAGTTTCTTGCCGGGATAGCCCCACATGAAACCGTAATAGGCGCGCAGATTGGCGAACTTCTGCCAGTCGTCGCCGGTCATCTTGGCGATCAGCGAGCCCTTGCCGTGCACCACTTCGTCATGGCTGAGCGGCAACACGAAGTTCTCGGTGAAGGCGTAGAGCAGACCGAAGGTCATGTCGTTGTGGTGGAACTTGCGATGAACGGGTTCGCGCGACAGATATTGCAGCGTGTCGTGCATGAAGCCCATATTCCACTTGAAGCCGAAACCGAGCCCGCCTTCATGCACGGGATGGGAGACTTTCGGCCAGGACGTGGATTCTTCCGCGATCGTCAGGATGCCGGGATGGCCGGCATAGACGTGGCTATTCATGGACTGCAGGAAGCGCACGGCCTCCAGATTTTCGTTGCCGCCATATTCGTTCGGCACCCATTCGCCGTGTTTGCGTGAATAGTCGAGGTAGAGCATCGAGGCGACCGCATCGACGCGCAGGCCGTCGAGGTGGAATTTTTCCGCCCAGTAGAGCGCATTGTTGATGAGATAGGACAGCACCTCGGCGCGGCCGAAATTGTAGATCGCCGTGTTCCAGTCCGGGTGGAAGCCCTGGCGCGGATCGGCATGCTCGTAGAGCGCGGTGCCGTCGAACTGGCCGAGGCCATGGGCATCCGTCGGGAAATGCGCCGGCACCCAGTCGAGGATGACGCCGATGCCGACCTTGTGGCAGCCGTTGACGAAGCGGGCGAGGCCTTCCGGTTCGCCGAAGCGGGCCGTCGGGGAATAGAGGCCGGTCGTCTGGTAGCCCCAGGACGGGTCGAAGGGATATTCGGAGATCGGCAGGAATTCGACATGGGTGAAGCCCATGTCGACGCAGTAGGGGATGAGGCGGTCCGCCAGTTCGTCCCAGCTGAGGAAACTGCCGTCCTCATGCTTCTGCCAGGAGCCGGCATGCACCTCATAGATCGAGATCGGCTGGCGGCGGGCGTCCGCGGCGGCCCAATGGGCCAGATGCGCCTCGTCTTCCCAGTCCTGCGCGATGGGGCCGGTCGTCATCGAGGCGTTGTTGGGGCGCAGTTCCGAGCGGCGGGCGAAGGGGTCGGCCTTCAGTGGCAGGACCTGGCCGTCGATGCCGACGATCTCGTATTTATAGGCGTGGCCCGCGGTGATGCCGGGCAGGAAGATTTCCCAGATGCCGGTGTCGCGGCGAAGGCGCATCGCATTGCGCCGGCCGTCCCATTCGTTGAAATTGCCGACGACGGAGACGCGCTTGGCATTCGGCGCCCAGACGGCGAAATGGAAGCCGTCGATGCCGTCGAGCGTCATCGGATGGGCGCCCAGCTTGTCGAAGAGGCGCAGGTGCGAGCCTTCGCGGATATAGTAGTCGTC
This region includes:
- a CDS encoding alpha-D-glucose phosphate-specific phosphoglucomutase, with amino-acid sequence MTIKTVSTTPYSDQKPGTSGLRKKVPVFQQKNYAENFIQSIFDSLEGFQGETLVIGGDGRFYNREVIQLAIKMAAANGFGRVLVGRGGILSTPAASNVIRKNKAFGGIVLSASHNPGGPTEDFGIKYNIGNGGPAPEKITDAIFARTKSIDSYRIADVADVNLDLEGSHEIEGMTVTVIDPVADYAELMEQLFDFAAIRALLAGGFRIVFDAMSAVTGPYAKEILENRLGAAKGSVLNFMPLPDFGGHHPDPNLVHARALYETMMAEDAPDFGAASDGDGDRNLIIGKGIFVTPSDSLAMLAANAHLAPGYAKGLAGIARSMPTSGAADRVAEKLGIGIYETPTGWKFFGNLLDAGLATICGEESAGTGSNHVREKDGLWAVLLWLNILAVRKESVLAIVEQHWASYGRNYYSRHDYEEVDTEAANGLMANLRDQLAALPGKSFGALTVETADDFAYNDPVDQSVSKNQGIRILFVGGSRVVFRLSGTGTSGATLRVYIERFEPDAARHDIDTQEALADLIAVADEIAGIKSRTGRTEPTVIT
- the glgA gene encoding glycogen synthase GlgA, with the protein product MASEVFPLIKTGGLADVAGALPIALAGRGMHMRTLMPGYPAVMQRLAKVEVVATFDDLLGEPARILAAMHEGLDILVLDAPGFFDRAGGPYTDATGKDFVDNWRRFAALSLAGAEIARGLLPDWQPDVVHAHDWQAAMTAVYMRYTGLQNIPTVVTVHNLAFQGQFGAEIFADLRLPPEAFTVDGLEYYGDVGFLKGGLRTAWSITTVSPTYAQEITTPDYGMGLEGLINARATDLAGIVNGIDTAVWNPETDTHIARPYAAGSLKQRIANRQALAERFNLADDNGPIFCIISRLTWQKGIDIVAEVADWIVGEGGKLAVLGSGDQGLEGALLAAASRHRGRIGIVIGYNEPLSHLMQAGADAILIPSRFEPCGLTQLYGLRYGCVPVVARTGGLADTVIDANEAALSARVATGFQFTPINAEGLRQALRRVFRAYSEPKIWARIQNQGMKSDVSWENSAARYADLYSSLLSKA
- the glgB gene encoding 1,4-alpha-glucan branching protein GlgB, encoding MTAPPKKGTTGEPSELLAKADIDAILESRHWDPFAVLGLHLVRGAGGDTYVARCFLPGAAEVTAETLTGKDIGALKQLHPAGIFAGEVALKKLQPIRYRARNDGGEWIVIDPYSFGPVLGPMDDYYIREGSHLRLFDKLGAHPMTLDGIDGFHFAVWAPNAKRVSVVGNFNEWDGRRNAMRLRRDTGIWEIFLPGITAGHAYKYEIVGIDGQVLPLKADPFARRSELRPNNASMTTGPIAQDWEDEAHLAHWAAADARRQPISIYEVHAGSWQKHEDGSFLSWDELADRLIPYCVDMGFTHVEFLPISEYPFDPSWGYQTTGLYSPTARFGEPEGLARFVNGCHKVGIGVILDWVPAHFPTDAHGLGQFDGTALYEHADPRQGFHPDWNTAIYNFGRAEVLSYLINNALYWAEKFHLDGLRVDAVASMLYLDYSRKHGEWVPNEYGGNENLEAVRFLQSMNSHVYAGHPGILTIAEESTSWPKVSHPVHEGGLGFGFKWNMGFMHDTLQYLSREPVHRKFHHNDMTFGLLYAFTENFVLPLSHDEVVHGKGSLIAKMTGDDWQKFANLRAYYGFMWGYPGKKLLFMGQEFAQWQEWSEARSLDWNLLEYPLHEGMRRLVRDLNGTYRRKGALHARDCEGDGFEWLIADDRENSVFAWLRKAPGEKPIAVVTNFTPVYRENYGVPLPSEGRWREILNTDAEIYGGSGKGNGGAVQAKKHANGRITANITLPPLATMMFELDV
- the glgC gene encoding glucose-1-phosphate adenylyltransferase; its protein translation is MQKRNQPLARDAMAYVLAGGRGSRLKELTDRRAKPAVHFGGKARIIDFALSNALNSGIRRIGVATQYKAHSLIRHMQRGWNFFRPERNESFDILPASQRVSETQWYEGTADAVYQNIDIIEDYGVEYMVILAGDHIYKMDYELMLQQHVDSGAQVTIGCLEVPRIEATGFGVMHVDEKDQIIAFVEKPADPPGIPGNPDMALASMGIYVFHTKFLMDLLRRDAADPTSSRDFGKDIIPYIVQHGKAVAHRFTASCVRSDFEREAYWRDVGTIDAYWQANIDLTDVTPELDIYDGSWPIWTFAEIKPPAKFVHDDENRRGSAISSLVSGDCIISGSSLTRSLLFTGVRANSYSRLEGAVVLPNVMIGRHAQLKNVVIDSRVVIPEGLVVGEDPELDAKRFRRSENGICLITQPMIDKLEL